A single Pseudomonas sp. MM223 DNA region contains:
- the bktB gene encoding Beta-ketothiolase BktB (*Name bktB) translates to MSSPEIYVVSAVRSAIGGFGGSLKDLPLADLATAITRAAIERSGVAAEQIGHMVMGTVIPTEPRDAYLSRVAAMNAGMPKETPAFNVNRLCGSGLQAIVSATQCLLLGDADVAVAAGAESMSRGPYLLPQARWGARMGDLQGIDYTVGVLQDPFEHFHMGITAENVAAKHGITREMQDELALTSQRRAARAIAEGRFDSQIVPVELKTRKGTVQFAVDEHVRGDVTAEQLAGMKTVFKKDGTVTAGNASGINDGAAGLVLASGDAVRRLGLKPLARLVGYAHAGVEPELMGLGPIPATRKVLEKTGLKLQDLDVIESNEAFAAQACAVARELGFDPEKVNPNGSGISLGHPVGATGAIIATKAIHELQRIQGRYALATMCIGGGQGIAVVFERV, encoded by the coding sequence ATGAGCAGCCCAGAAATCTACGTCGTCAGTGCCGTGCGTTCCGCCATCGGTGGTTTTGGAGGCTCGCTCAAGGACCTGCCCTTGGCCGACCTGGCCACTGCCATCACCCGCGCCGCCATCGAGCGCTCGGGCGTGGCTGCCGAGCAGATCGGCCATATGGTCATGGGCACCGTGATCCCGACCGAACCGCGCGATGCCTACCTGTCGCGGGTTGCCGCGATGAACGCCGGCATGCCCAAGGAAACACCTGCCTTCAACGTCAACCGCCTGTGCGGCTCGGGCCTGCAGGCCATCGTCTCTGCCACCCAGTGCCTGCTGCTCGGTGATGCTGACGTGGCCGTGGCCGCCGGTGCCGAGTCCATGAGCCGTGGCCCGTACCTGCTGCCGCAGGCACGCTGGGGCGCGCGCATGGGCGACCTGCAAGGCATCGATTACACCGTCGGCGTGTTGCAGGACCCGTTCGAACACTTCCACATGGGCATCACCGCAGAAAACGTCGCCGCCAAACACGGCATTACCCGCGAAATGCAGGATGAACTGGCCCTGACCAGCCAGCGCCGCGCCGCCCGCGCCATTGCCGAAGGCCGTTTCGACAGCCAGATCGTCCCGGTAGAACTGAAAACCCGCAAAGGCACCGTACAGTTCGCCGTGGACGAGCACGTGCGTGGCGACGTTACCGCCGAGCAACTGGCCGGTATGAAGACCGTGTTCAAAAAGGACGGCACCGTGACTGCCGGTAACGCCAGCGGCATCAACGACGGTGCGGCCGGCCTGGTGCTGGCCAGCGGCGATGCAGTGCGTCGCCTGGGCCTGAAGCCGCTGGCGCGTCTGGTGGGCTATGCCCACGCCGGTGTCGAACCCGAACTGATGGGCCTGGGCCCGATCCCGGCCACCCGCAAAGTGCTGGAAAAAACCGGCCTGAAACTGCAGGACCTGGACGTGATCGAGTCCAACGAAGCCTTTGCCGCCCAGGCCTGCGCCGTGGCCCGCGAGCTGGGCTTCGACCCGGAGAAGGTCAACCCCAACGGCTCGGGCATTTCCCTGGGCCACCCGGTGGGCGCCACCGGCGCGATCATCGCAACCAAGGCCATCCATGAACTGCAACGTATCCAGGGCCGCTACGCCTTGGCCACCATGTGTATCGGTGGCGGCCAAGGCATTGCCGTGGTCTTTGAGCGCGTTTAA